The following proteins come from a genomic window of Paenibacillus sp. CAA11:
- a CDS encoding acetoacetate decarboxylase family protein: protein MGSFIRDVNEIVKRTTTPTKFYNAETLTVYWETSPDTIRRILPAPLKPGPKPLVQAFVANYPRTSFCPPYREAAIFVLAEYNGVLGNYCLSMPISDDIAMGLGREIYGFPKKMADISLSKEGQMVEGSVSRRGIEFFRVKAALTGKMNADDGQNILNEYYGDGLPVFNIKYSKSADGNGFDLAPLLIQQNTTMDIKVLKAAEIELSLLDSPDDPWAELEVCKLLGGTYTVSDTVLLRGSVLANVDPVNFLPYSYLRWDWWEEEGGLPHEKSV from the coding sequence ATGGGCAGCTTTATTAGAGATGTGAACGAAATTGTGAAAAGAACTACAACACCGACGAAGTTTTATAATGCCGAGACGCTTACGGTTTATTGGGAGACATCCCCTGATACGATCCGGCGTATTCTGCCTGCCCCGCTGAAGCCTGGTCCCAAGCCATTGGTTCAAGCGTTCGTTGCCAATTATCCACGCACCAGCTTTTGTCCCCCTTACCGTGAGGCAGCCATATTTGTGCTGGCAGAATACAATGGAGTGCTTGGGAACTATTGTTTGTCCATGCCAATTAGCGATGATATTGCAATGGGACTTGGCCGTGAAATTTACGGTTTCCCCAAGAAGATGGCTGACATCAGCCTTAGCAAAGAGGGACAGATGGTTGAAGGGAGCGTCTCACGCCGGGGCATCGAATTTTTTCGGGTCAAAGCAGCCCTAACCGGAAAGATGAATGCCGACGATGGACAAAACATACTAAACGAGTATTACGGGGACGGGTTGCCTGTCTTCAACATTAAATATTCCAAATCCGCAGACGGCAACGGGTTCGATCTGGCGCCGCTCCTTATTCAACAGAACACCACTATGGACATCAAGGTGCTGAAGGCAGCAGAGATCGAGCTTAGCCTGCTTGACTCCCCAGATGATCCTTGGGCCGAACTGGAAGTATGCAAACTGCTGGGAGGCACTTACACGGTGAGTGACACTGTCCTGCTGCGGGGCAGCGTACTGGCCAATGTAGATCCTGTGAATTTCCTGCCATATTCCTATTTGCGCTGGGACTGGTGGGAGGAAGAAGGAGGGCTCCCTCATGAGAAATCTGTTTGA